The nucleotide window AGTAATGTATATTATGTATTCCCCCTCCTTTAATTTTAACGACTAATAAACACaagcatttttatttatcacaTTATACTTTGCatttatgataatatatatatatgtatattttgtaatgtatataatgtaatcatatattagttttaaagaaaaatacCAATTTGTTTTTCGATATGTATGATTTCCCATTTCTTTATACGATTGTCTTTAGGTAATATTACATAAATGCATTAATATGGGGTTTAAATTATGTGTCTTATTTTCCTtcgttttaatttttttttacaattttaaaaccatataaaaaatatctatatttctTATAAATACGGATATGTacgtaaatatatatttttttaaccaTATGATTGCATAATCATATTTAATGTACATACAGGAAagtattttcttttttgttcgttattatttttattttaaaaatataaactttTACATGGTACATTTATAAACATTTGCTTAGccaaactttttttttttttttgcaaagTTGAAAGGGGTATTACTCGATCGATACAACCCGTATTATTTAAGTCACGCgataaaaattaattgaaACTAAAATTTACACTCAtgattattaaatatttatattggtTGTTTATTTAAATCTAATTATAtagcatatttttataaatatacataattatttataaataactaaagttaaaaatttttttatctatggTTTGactaatacattttattaacGTTCATAAAGtatcatgtatatataatacatatacttttataaaataatacccTTAGTAACactaatataataattatacatGTTAACATAACATTAATTTTtggaaattattttatatatatcatttagGCAAGGTTTGTCAAAGGTAtaacaaacaaatatatatatcatggtttgcaatatatatattatggtttgcaatatatatattatgtttacaatatatatattatgtttacaatatatatattatgtttacaatatatatatatgtaactAATTTTTCAGTAATGACATTTATGTTAAATTGTGTCAATTCCAATAAAGAGTAAACGTATTAATTAAATACTATTATTTTGGGGGCGGTAAGGttataaagaattaaaaactATGGTTATTTGAATATTAGCTGAAACTATTCATTCATAGCATTTAATGGACAAACATGAATTTGcttgtataaatatattacttgttcataatatatattacctgttcataatatatattacctgttcataatatatattaaatgataTTAAGTTGTAATATCAAATGGAGACAAATTTGTTTTGAAATAAAAGTACaaaaacttataaatatatgtgcatTGTTATTTACTTATacttttttgtaaataatttttgttttttttttgtgaagCATCCATAACATAGTTTGTAAACATTACTATcgatatttataatattaataaaatacactaataaaaaatcataggaaaaaaaaaaaccttGCACATTCAGTTTCTATAATATGATATTATGCACATGAAAGGGGGAAAAATAGGAacaattttttcttatttaaaaaatattattagcaTTGCATAAATTATACGATATTacgtatataataatagtatatatattttatatatgcaatatgtACAAGtcagaataaaaaaaatatttattattccatgGTCATATTGTTTTTACAAGCGGGGTGgggaaaaaattaattgcatatataatacgAAAACACATTTAGTAGTATAAACCTATATTTGTACGGTTTTATAAgtgaatgaaaaaaaaattcaatataattaCATGCActtaaataaatgataaaaaaaaaaaaaatataaacgtcttttaatttacatatatgtatatacttttatttttttatttatttattttttattacatatatattatgtacataaacgttttttttttttgtaaaaaaaaaaaattgttacctgtaatattattataaataatatacacgaaaataatatatgtattgttttatttatttaattatttttttttatttatacctttaaaaaatattttttcgacaaataaataatatttttccaaattaaaaaaattttgaaccacgcaaaaataaacattttatatttttataatattatatttttttttttacaataatcattttttttatatatttatttttgaaattttattaataaaaaatggcaAGGACTAAACAAACAGCAAGAAAATCCACAGGAGGAAAAGCCCCAAGAAAGCAATTAGCATCCAAAGCAGCAAGAAAATCTGCTCCAGTATCCACTGGTATTAAAAAACCTCATAGATATCGACCAGGTACTGTTGCTTTAAGAGAAATTAGAAAATTTCAAAAATCTACTGACTTGTTAATAAGAAAATTACCATTCCAAAGATTAGTAAGAGAAATTGCCCAAGAGTACAAAACTGACTTAAGATTCCAATCCCAAGCAGTTTTAGCTTTACAAGAAGCCGCTGAAGCATACTTAGTTGGACTTTTTGAAGATACAAACTTATGCGCAATTCATGCAAAAAGAGTTACAATTATGCCAAAAGATATTCAATTAGCTAGACGTATCCGTGGAGAAAGatcataaaatatgtaaaagtatgttttaatttataatgtTTGCATAACATGTTAGTAACAAAAATgaccaaataaataaacagaAAAAATGATATCACTTTAAATAATGCGAAAATCGACCCAGAATCTATATaacttatattatatatgtacaataaaaatataagcaGCATATGATATCTGGACAAATCCTCTGACATATGGAATGCATAATCTATTCATACTAATAACTATAAAAAAGAAGTAGTATTAAATGCTGAAATAGCAAACCTATTATGAATATGATATAACATTGcgcatgtatgtatgtatgtatgtagtATGCATGTAcgtacatatatacattacaAGGGTTTAAattactaattttttttatgtttttttttaaaatcacaTAAGTACAATCTTATTTAGCGGTTGGAactttatatacttttagaAAATTTGTagtattttatatatgaacGTATTTTATcagaatttatttttatagaaGCACTATATAAcgttataaattattattggAATAAAGATAGTATATTATATAGTgcattactattattattattattatatatatttaaaaaaaaaatataaaaggttcaatattttatatatatgtatatataaaatgtagcgtggatttaattttattataataatgtttatattatttttaatgatttatatctcactatatattattatgcgtATTGTGCATAAAAAATTgcttgttttatttattatttttattttttttttttttcatatgtaATATacgaaaaattaaaataattagtAAAATACAGCAGTATAagcatttttttatgttctcttttttttttcttaagtATGAAAATACTTAATTgaatatgcatatgtatgtataatatatgtatatatctttttttttaggCTTCACTAGAAGCTATTACTTTTTGaagtgtttttttttttttttattttttaagattGTGTGTTTTATGtgattgtttttatatatacatgtaatataaaaaaaaaaatacattaaaCTAAAGAAACATACGGCAGCGTCCTTATAAAATTGTGTAGTATACAAAATAGCCACTGGCTTTTGGGACTAATTATATTAGTTCGATTATGTTGAAATggggaaataaaaatagtaaagtGAGTGGTAGTATTTAGCTAgctattcttttttttattaacattttaaaaacattaaGGATGTTCCTATGCCTATACGGCTATGTACAATAACCATTATCCATATAGATATAGATAtgcatatatgtgtatatatatgtgtatatatatgtgtatatgcATGTGTATATGCATGTGTATATGCATGTGTATATGCATGTGTATATGCATGTACGTATCGAtagtatattttaaaagaataGTATAAAACGAAAAGCggttttaataatattttgaataaGTGCTAAGATTGACATAGTGCgttaatttttctaaaaaaataaaaatggtagTAAAATGTATACAGAAATAAAGCATacattttatcatttttttcgattAAGGTATTGTGTAAAGTTTCTCAGCATTTAGCCATGTATTCATATTtgtattcatatttttatacacatttttatacacatttttattttacaaaataattaatgtatgacaattttcaatttttttttaaatacatgTATGACACAAACCATAGGATGTAATATTATAGCTACTTAATTTGATAGCATGTCTTAAGAAGttgtgataaaaaaaaagaaaaaaaatacaaaacaGTACTGTATGATaattatttgttattttcattattttcattattttcattatttttttttttttttttttttttttatgtggTATGTGTATCAATGCAATGTGGTGGTGAAATAAAATGAGGATGTTCAGCACAAAAAATGGTATTGTCTTAAATTATTTggttatatacataaaattattagaaatatattttgtgttAATAATAGTTAAAGGGAAAGTGGTCTAGAATCCAAagaggaaataaaaaaaagtatgaACATGTACATCGGTATTTTTAGAGGTCAATTTTTACATGTTCTAAAATATGTGTAgtgaaaatatttaaattttgcaacttaaaaaaatatcaatgaATTGTACATAATACTAAATATGCTATTTTAAATGcataataaatacatatgTAATTAAACATATGTGCACCATATTTATGCATACATGGATTTGGTTTCTATgtgttattaattttaaatatagaaaattaaCAATATTTCCAAATTTCATGGAAAaatagaattaaaaaaaaaatacaaataatttatgtacatatattggATAAAATGTACAAAATAGGACGTCTTTAGTAATACCATGTGCATAATTCtactcttaattttttttttttttttttttaattttttttagtaaatatatgaatattaaataatgcaAAATTtgcaataaatataaatttttgtataatttatcAACTTTTACATTTTGTTATCGTTTGTTATCGTTTGTTATCGTTTGTTATCGtttggtatttttttttttttctacaatTTGACATATTATGGTAGGTATTATAATTTACATAATACTTTGAAATTTTTTTCGAAATTGCAACTGATTTGTTctaaataaaaagaatatcCTTTTTTTCGCAACTATTGcaattttcacaattttcgtcttttcataatttttcgCCATTTGATTGTTTACCTTTCCGGGTCTATTTCGGAATACTATGGGATCTAAAAAAGACGAGAATATTGATGATGGaatagaattaaaaaataaatgcaaCTTAGAAAATggagatataaatatagagaatgaaaattataattattttgacATAAACCAAAGAGAAGacaatgaaaaattaaatatggGGAGTATAGGAAGTTcagaaaatttatttaataaaaatgaagaaatgggaaaaatggaaaaaatggaaaaaatggaaaaaattatgaacgaAATAAATGAATCTGAGAAAGAATATGAATATTTggaaaatatagataaacaAAATTTTACCCAATTTAATaacaatgaaaataattctgaATCTATTCAATCATCTAATTCGAATAAATCGAACCAAAGCGATAGTATAAATGATCAGGACATTTCTGAAGATTGTTCAGAAAGCGAAGAAGCAAGCCAAGTTGGCGTAGATGCAAATGAAGTTGATGTAGATGCAAACGAAGTTGATGTAGATGCAAACGAAGTTGATGTAGATGCAAACGAAGTTGATGTAGATGCAAACGAAGTTGATGTAGATGCAAGCGAGGCTGATGTAGATGCAAGCGAAGAAGCAAGCGAGGTTGGCGTAGATGCAAACGAGGCTGGTGCAACGGTAGAAAGCATATttgaaaatgatataaataacaattatgcattaacaaaagaaaatgtatataataatagtacAGAGTTAGgaaattgtgaaaaaataaatattttgagtaataaaaatgaattagaACAGAATGTATTTACTAatagtttaaaaaaaaatgaagataatatCATTAgtgtaataaataaaaaaatatcaaagcgtaaaaataacttttttaatttatttaaaaaaaaaaatgctttaAATATACGAGGAAATAATGAAGaagataaaaattgtaatcaAAAAATGGATGATTATAAAACAGATAATTCGTATATTAACGAAAAGGTAGACATGGggaaagtaaaaaataacgACACAATGAATGGCGACACAATGAATGGCGACACAATGAATGGCGACACAATGAATGGCGACACAATGAATGGCGACACAATGAATGGCGACACAATGAATGGCGACACAATGAATGGCGACACAATGAATGACGACACAATGAATGGTGAAGATGGGAAAAGGTATGACAGTAGCATATCAGAAGAAAAAGAATTAACAACAAAAGATAATAGTGAATATAAAAAGGTATCAATAGATAATAGTGAATATAAAAAGGTATCAATGGATAATAGTGAATATAAAAAGGTATCAATGGATAATAGTGAATATAAAAAGGTATCAATAGATAATAGtgttgatttaaaaaatatagattctaAATCCAATTTTACAgaattacaaaataaaataaatagcgAAAAGGATGAACATGGAAATAGTATTAGATACTGCATTCAAACAAGTGATAATCTTATATTAGATGTAAAAGATGAGAGAATTGGAATCATAAATTTGAACAATGGACaagaaaattttataaaaaataataaaaaaaatggcgAAGCATATAACAACATTAACAATATCAACAATAGTATGGGAGATGATTTTATTAATGAAAGAGAATTTAGTAGATTTCAGATTCTAACAACGATACCAAGTGGTTCTAcatctataaaaaaaatatacagttttgataaaataaaatcattTGTTTCTAATAACActtttttaagaaaaaaaacaagtaCACTCTTAAAAAGAAAATCCCAAATATCAAAAGaacttcattttttttgttataattataataatttattatgtttcatattttatattttatgttttggttttataatatcttctttatattatgATTCTTGGAAAAGACATGAAATTAAGTTAAAATCagataatatgaaaaaaattgtacAGGTAAATATTGGAAGTACTACAATTAAAagaatacaaaaaattattaacagtAATGGAGATGTAATATATTCAATTGATAAAGATCAGAAAATGGATTCTTTATTAGAACATAGATAttgtaaaaatgtaaaaaaagagGATCtagaaaattttttaattgattTAGCATctaaaaacaaattaaaaaataatgaagaagaaATATTCAATTCTAAAAAAAACTTAAATGATTCTTTTTTGTTACAAGCTTTATTAGATATTGGAGATGTTGGATTATTAAAAGAtgagaaaattatattatcacgtaaatatatttttggatcaactatatataatttagaaTGTAAATTTTTAGGAAGATTAAAAAAAGCGGGAATATTtcacaaaatattattatatgttatattagtatttttatttatatctatatcattattattatttattattataaaatataaatctattcaaaatatacaaataattaaatatatttcgtTTGTTTTAGTTAATTTTGCTCTTATAACATTAATATCAACAATGTTTTCTATAACCAGAGAATATAATATACCTCTATGTGTTCAAACTGATGGTAGTTCAGATATTTGTGTTGATGGTAGATCTATTCATTTGATTCGTGCTTcgattattttaataattttctcaaatttatttttttgtaaatttataaatattataaataacaatataatgGATGATGTAGTAGTCTAAAAATctttcatatataaatatatccttattagaaaaattgtaaatatattattatatatacaaatgtaCATATTCcctcatatatataatatgtatccTTGTATtggctttttttttttaagtttttttttcatttattttattttttcatacaCCTAATTTTATTAGTTAATCGTTTAATTGTTTAATTTATACTTACCACTATTTTACTAACTTTTTTATACTCATATTATGACAATTTATGTCGTCTTTCTCCCCATATACCCataaaattcatatttttatccaacttttttaaaataaaactttgataattataaaaaaaataaatgtagatatagtatataaattatggcGTTGTGAAAAACCACAAATAAGGTAAAATAAGGTAAAATAAGGtaaaataaagtaaaataaagtaaaataatagaaaGTGTAATTTTATTCTTTTGTGCCTTTTTTAACCAACAACGAATGTGCACATGCATCCATGTAATTGTATATCTCTCTTTTTATCCTGATAAATATTTCCAATATGtcactaattaaataatccttaaatgtttttttttttttttttctttttttttttctgacaAAGTCATGTAAAAATGAGCTCGTGGTaatcaaataatttttcaaaaaaaatgagaataaCACAAtgtggaaaataaaatacctAAATAACCTGACAAAGggatattttaataataaggAGGGAATAAGATTGTGTAAATATTGTGAAAAAACTATAACATATACCCCTAGTtacaataaaaatggaaatataaaGAGTAATTATTGTTCCATATTGgggtataaaaaaaattattaccaTGGAATAAATTCAGAAAAAAACttgaataatattttaaatgagGTTGATAAAATTCTGAACGGCAATAATTTTACtgtatacataaaaaacaaagaagaaaataatgaaaataaattatcacTAAAAAAAGAGAATGAAATAGACgtgtttaaaatattaaatatattaaataaaataataatcttaataaaagaagaaaatgatgaattTCGAATAAATGTATGGAAAAATTCAACATTTAAAAATCTTTTGtcttatattaaattaaaaatttcgatttttaattataatgaaatgtttttatttatattatgtttttcaaaaatacaatttattCCCCAAGTTTTGCTTGAAGAAGTGTTAGTAAAGCTAAATGAAGAATCATATTtaagtaatttttttaaagacgatgttaataaatttgttcagtttatttttattttttcaagttttaaaaacttaaaaaatgtagCATCACGTCAAGATTTTCTACAATTTGTAACCGAATATATTAATGTGATATTAACACAAGGATtcagtaataataataaaaatgaccaaaataataaaaatgaccaaaacattattaataaaataaatttagattGTTACATGCTTTTATCTTCAGCAATGTATAACATGAATATAAAGAACGAAATGGTATTACATGAAATGTGTAATGAAATAATTTCTCTTTTAAATCAACATAAAATAGA belongs to Plasmodium yoelii strain 17X genome assembly, chromosome: 11 and includes:
- a CDS encoding histone H3 variant, putative, which produces MARTKQTARKSTGGKAPRKQLASKAARKSAPVSTGIKKPHRYRPGTVALREIRKFQKSTDLLIRKLPFQRLVREIAQEYKTDLRFQSQAVLALQEAAEAYLVGLFEDTNLCAIHAKRVTIMPKDIQLARRIRGERS